One Verrucomicrobiota bacterium genomic window, TGGAACTCAGTCAATTGCGACAGGTGGAGAAAGCGCGGTGGAAGATCTCCCGTGATTTGCATGACGATTCAGGTGCCAGCGTGACCCGGATTCTGTCCCAGATCGAATCCTTGCCGCAGAACCCGTCTGGCGCGGCGTGGCGATCACTCGCGGCTTCCGTCAAGGGCTTGAGGCGCGCGATGAATGAAATCATTTGGACCACCTCACCCCGCCACGATTCACTCGAAAGCCTGATTACCCAAATCTCCTCGCTGGTCCAGGAACTTTGCGATGGATCCGGCCTCCATCTCCAACTGTCCGTTCCCGCGGTCGTCCCGGAAAGGGGATTGACCGCCGAGGCGCGGCACCACTGCTATCTCGCCGCCAAAGAAGCGTTCGCCAATATTCTGAAGCACGCGCGATGCCAGCACGTGAACTTCACCTGTACCCTGACTGAGGCCGAATTACACATCGAAATCTCGGATGAAGGGTGCGGGTTCGAATCCATCCAACCCAACCGAGGCAACGGCCAGCAGAACATGGATTCCCGTCTCGCTGAAGTCGGGGGCGTCTGCCGGGTCCAATCCAGACCTGGAGGCGGCACTTGCGTCTTTTTTAGCCTGCCGCTTGACCGAAATTCCAAGCCCGGCTCCATCGATCAAAACCGGCACTTAACCCTGGCCCCAAGGTAAGGCACACGACGTGGGCGCTCCATGGGGCCTCGCATCATCCAGGCTTCGGGAGGTGGATGCTCTGCAGGATCCGCTCGCATTGAAGGAAAAGGTTTTTCAGGGAGCCTTCGTTCCAAATCACGAAGTCCGCCCGTTCTTGTTTACTCTGCGCAGGCCATTGAGCGGCCACGCGCCGTTCGATTTCCTCAACCGTCCAACCGCGCGCCCTGAGTCTCTCGGTCTGCAGTCTGGATCCGCACCCGACGGCAATCACCCCATTGAAAAGCCGCTCTGCCTGGGTCTCAAAAAGAAGCGGAATCACTACCATGGCCACGCTCTCCCCGGCGCGTTCCAAGGCGGCCAGTTTCCTCATCCAGTTCTCTCTGATGCGGGGATGCAGAATCGCCTCCAGCCTCTGGCGAGCCGAATCCGAAACAAACACTTCCGAAGCCAGTGCTTTGCGATCCAAACTCCCATCCGGACGTCGCATCGCCGGGCCAAAATCGCTGAAGATCTCCTCCAAAGCGGCTTGCCCCGGCTCGACCAACTCACGGGCAAGGACGTCGGTATCGATCACGCACACTCCGTGCTCCGCAAACCAGGCTGCGGCCGTCGACTTCCCCGCCCCGATCCCTCCGGTCAACCCCAGCCTGATCATCGAGTCACCGCCCGATAGTACAAAGCCGGACGCGTGGTCGAAAAACTGTCCACAAACTGAATGACGCCTGTGTCCGAAGATCGAGTCGCGACCGGCAGCCAGACCACGAGGTCGCTGCTCACCT contains:
- a CDS encoding dephospho-CoA kinase → MIRLGLTGGIGAGKSTAAAWFAEHGVCVIDTDVLARELVEPGQAALEEIFSDFGPAMRRPDGSLDRKALASEVFVSDSARQRLEAILHPRIRENWMRKLAALERAGESVAMVVIPLLFETQAERLFNGVIAVGCGSRLQTERLRARGWTVEEIERRVAAQWPAQSKQERADFVIWNEGSLKNLFLQCERILQSIHLPKPG